One stretch of Streptomyces peucetius DNA includes these proteins:
- a CDS encoding catalase yields the protein MSKRVLTTESGAPVADNQNSATAGVGGPILLQDQHLLEKLARFNRERIPERVVHARGSGAYGYFEVTDDVTGFTKAAFLSEVGKRTETFIRFSTVADSLGGADAVRDPRGFALKFYTEEGNYDLVGNNTPVFFIKDPIKFPDFIHSQKRDPFTGRQEPDNVWDFWAHAPEATHQITWLMGDRGIPASYRHMNGYGSHTYQWTNEAGEAFFVKYHFKTNQGVRSLSSEQAAELVGQDANSHQTDLLQAIERGVNPSWTLYVQVMPAAEAADYRFNPFDLTKVWPHADYPLQRVGRLVLDRNPDNVFAEVEQAAFSPNNFVPGIGPSPDKMLQGRLFAYADAHRYRLGVNHTQLPVNAPKATSADNYGRDGLMATRYGSRHDKNYEPNSYAGPAQTDAALSAPLAVHGWTGTHAAPAHVKDDDFFQAGELYRLMSEEEKARLVANIAGGLSQVTRDDVIEKNLAHFHAADADYGKRVEEAVRALRED from the coding sequence ATGTCGAAGCGCGTGCTTACGACCGAGTCCGGCGCCCCCGTCGCCGACAACCAGAACTCCGCCACCGCCGGCGTCGGTGGCCCCATCCTCCTGCAGGACCAGCACCTGCTGGAGAAGCTCGCGCGCTTCAACCGTGAGCGCATCCCGGAGCGCGTGGTGCACGCCCGCGGCTCCGGCGCGTACGGGTACTTCGAGGTGACCGACGACGTCACCGGCTTCACGAAGGCCGCCTTCCTCTCCGAGGTCGGCAAGCGCACCGAGACGTTCATCCGCTTCTCCACCGTCGCCGACTCGCTCGGCGGTGCGGACGCGGTGCGCGACCCGCGCGGCTTCGCGCTGAAGTTCTACACCGAAGAGGGCAACTACGACCTCGTCGGCAACAACACCCCGGTGTTCTTCATCAAGGACCCGATCAAGTTCCCCGACTTCATCCACTCCCAGAAGCGCGACCCGTTCACGGGCCGTCAGGAGCCGGACAACGTGTGGGACTTCTGGGCGCACGCCCCCGAGGCGACACACCAGATCACCTGGCTGATGGGCGACCGCGGCATCCCCGCCTCGTACCGCCACATGAACGGCTACGGCTCCCACACCTACCAGTGGACCAACGAAGCGGGCGAGGCCTTCTTCGTGAAGTACCACTTCAAGACCAACCAGGGCGTGCGCTCGCTCTCCTCCGAGCAGGCCGCGGAGCTCGTCGGCCAGGACGCCAACTCCCACCAGACGGACCTGCTCCAGGCCATCGAGCGCGGCGTGAACCCGTCCTGGACCCTGTACGTGCAGGTCATGCCGGCGGCGGAGGCGGCCGACTACCGCTTCAACCCGTTCGACCTGACCAAGGTGTGGCCGCACGCCGACTACCCGCTGCAGCGGGTGGGCCGCCTGGTCCTCGACCGCAACCCGGACAACGTCTTCGCCGAGGTCGAGCAGGCCGCGTTCTCGCCGAACAACTTCGTCCCCGGCATCGGCCCTTCGCCGGACAAGATGCTCCAGGGCCGGCTGTTCGCGTACGCCGACGCCCACCGCTACCGCCTGGGCGTGAACCACACCCAGCTGCCGGTGAACGCGCCCAAGGCGACGTCCGCTGACAACTACGGCCGTGACGGCCTGATGGCCACCCGCTACGGCTCACGCCACGACAAGAACTACGAGCCCAACTCCTACGCGGGGCCGGCCCAGACGGACGCGGCGCTGTCCGCCCCGCTGGCCGTCCATGGCTGGACCGGCACCCACGCCGCCCCCGCGCACGTCAAGGACGACGACTTCTTCCAGGCCGGTGAGCTCTACCGGCTGATGTCGGAGGAGGAGAAGGCGCGTCTGGTCGCCAACATCGCCGGCGGCCTGTCGCAGGTCACCCGCGACGACGTGATCGAGAAGAACCTGGCCCACTTCCACGCCGCCGACGCCGACTACGGCAAGCGCGTGGAGGAGGCGGTCCGCGCACTGCGCGAGGACTGA
- a CDS encoding 2-hydroxy-3-oxopropionate reductase: MSTPKIAWIGLGIMGSPMSENLVRAGYSVTGYTLEQDKLDRLAAAGGTAAGSIAEAVRDADVVITMVPASPQVEAIAYGPDGILENAKRGALLIDMSSITPQTSVDLAKAAADKGIRVLDAPVSGGEAGAIEAVLSIMVGGEQADFDTAKPILEALGKTIVLCGPHGSGQTVKAANQLIVAVNIQACAEAVVFLEKSGVNLQAALDVLGGGLAGSTVLTRKKDNFLNRDFKPGFRIDLHHKDMGIVTDAARNVGAALPVGTVVAQLVASLRAQGDGGLDHSALLRSVERLSGSQA, translated from the coding sequence ATGAGCACCCCCAAGATCGCATGGATCGGCCTCGGCATCATGGGCTCCCCCATGTCCGAGAACCTGGTGAGGGCCGGCTACTCCGTCACCGGCTACACCCTCGAGCAGGACAAGCTGGACCGCCTCGCCGCGGCCGGCGGCACCGCGGCCGGCTCCATCGCCGAGGCCGTCAGGGACGCCGACGTGGTCATCACCATGGTCCCCGCCTCCCCGCAGGTCGAGGCCATCGCCTACGGCCCCGACGGCATCCTCGAGAACGCGAAGCGCGGCGCGCTGCTGATCGACATGTCCTCGATCACCCCGCAGACCTCCGTCGACCTGGCGAAGGCCGCCGCCGACAAGGGCATCCGCGTCCTCGACGCCCCGGTCTCCGGCGGTGAGGCGGGCGCGATCGAGGCCGTGCTGTCCATCATGGTCGGCGGGGAGCAGGCCGACTTCGACACCGCCAAGCCCATCCTCGAGGCCCTCGGCAAGACCATCGTGCTCTGCGGCCCGCACGGCTCCGGCCAGACGGTGAAGGCCGCCAACCAGCTGATCGTCGCCGTGAACATCCAGGCGTGCGCCGAGGCCGTGGTCTTCCTGGAGAAGTCCGGGGTGAACCTGCAGGCCGCGCTGGACGTCCTGGGCGGCGGTCTGGCCGGCTCGACCGTGCTGACCCGCAAGAAGGACAACTTCCTGAACCGGGACTTCAAGCCCGGCTTCCGCATCGACCTGCACCACAAGGACATGGGCATCGTCACGGACGCCGCCCGCAACGTCGGTGCGGCGCTGCCCGTGGGCACGGTCGTCGCCCAGCTGGTCGCCTCCCTGCGCGCCCAGGGCGACGGCGGACTGGACCACTCCGCCCTGCTGCGCTCCGTCGAGCGCCTCTCGGGCTCGCAGGCCTGA
- a CDS encoding TIM barrel protein gives MGYSDHRYNVNLSILFAELPLLERPAAAAAAGFTAVELWWPWIETPTPPQAELDALKKALDDAGTRLVGLNFYAGQLPGPDRGALSVPGDESDRFRANIEVAADFAASVGCKALNALYGNRVEGADPQVQDTLALENLVLAARAADRVGAILLVETLNKPESPLYPLVSAPAAIEVVDKVNAATGLGNAKFLLDIYHLSMNGEDVGQVIASYADRTGHVQIADNPGRGAPGTGSLPLEQLLDELKKTGYDGWVGLEYKAGDRPSAETFDWLPAEARAAR, from the coding sequence ATGGGATACAGCGACCACCGCTACAACGTGAACCTCTCGATCCTCTTCGCGGAACTCCCGCTGCTGGAGCGCCCCGCGGCCGCCGCCGCGGCCGGCTTCACCGCGGTCGAGCTGTGGTGGCCGTGGATCGAGACCCCCACCCCGCCGCAGGCGGAACTCGACGCGCTGAAGAAGGCGCTCGACGACGCCGGCACCCGGCTGGTGGGCCTCAACTTCTACGCCGGGCAGCTGCCCGGCCCCGACCGCGGCGCGCTCTCCGTGCCGGGTGACGAGTCCGACCGCTTCCGCGCCAACATCGAGGTCGCGGCCGACTTCGCCGCCTCGGTGGGCTGCAAGGCGCTCAACGCCCTGTACGGCAACCGCGTCGAGGGCGCCGACCCGCAGGTCCAGGACACCCTCGCCCTGGAGAACCTGGTCCTCGCGGCCCGCGCCGCCGACCGCGTCGGTGCGATCCTGCTGGTCGAGACCCTCAACAAGCCGGAGTCGCCGCTGTACCCGCTGGTCAGCGCCCCGGCCGCGATCGAGGTCGTCGACAAGGTCAACGCCGCGACCGGCCTCGGCAACGCCAAGTTCCTGCTGGACATCTACCACCTGTCCATGAACGGCGAGGACGTCGGCCAGGTCATCGCGTCCTACGCGGACCGGACGGGCCACGTCCAGATCGCCGACAACCCGGGCCGTGGCGCGCCGGGCACCGGCTCCCTCCCGCTGGAGCAGCTCCTCGACGAGCTGAAGAAGACGGGTTACGACGGCTGGGTCGGCCTGGAGTACAAGGCCGGCGACCGCCCGAGCGCCGAGACCTTCGACTGGCTGCCCGCCGAGGCCCGCGCGGCCCGCTGA
- a CDS encoding MCE family protein — protein sequence MITRTVRVQLAAFAAVTAVGVSYVGARYTGLVDALLDRGYTVRADFADSGGIFEGAEVTYRGVPVGRVGELRLAGADGVSVALDIEDDTQIPADTLAVVANRSAVGEQYVDLQPRRSDGPYLEEGSTIARADTRVPLPTTAPILSLDRLVKSVGKDDLRVTVDELGKAFAGTGPHLSKLVDSGNLLIESASRDLPETISLIEDSRTVLKTQSDKGSAIKSFSDDLAALTAELKASDGDLRRLVGNTAPAAQEVNSLLKANEKHLPVLLANLISGGQVTVARLPGVEQALVTFPVIVAGSYTVIPGDGTTHFGMVVNADDPPPCRQGYGTQRRDPADTSDRPANTGARCTEPRGSETSVRGAQNAPGPSGSGGARQAAHVTPYDPETGIFAGPGGTLVEIGSTGGEQSTFGKDSWQWLLVGPMA from the coding sequence GTGATCACACGTACGGTCAGGGTCCAGCTGGCCGCCTTCGCCGCCGTCACCGCGGTCGGCGTGTCCTACGTCGGCGCCCGCTACACCGGCCTCGTCGACGCCCTGCTGGACCGCGGCTACACGGTGCGGGCCGACTTCGCCGACTCGGGCGGCATCTTCGAGGGCGCCGAGGTCACCTACCGGGGAGTGCCGGTGGGCCGGGTGGGCGAGCTGCGGCTCGCCGGCGCGGACGGGGTCTCGGTGGCGCTGGACATCGAGGACGACACGCAGATACCCGCGGACACGCTGGCCGTGGTGGCGAACCGTTCGGCGGTCGGCGAGCAGTACGTCGACCTGCAGCCGCGCCGCTCCGACGGACCGTATCTGGAGGAGGGCAGCACCATCGCCCGCGCCGACACCAGGGTCCCGCTGCCCACGACGGCGCCCATCCTCAGCCTGGACCGGCTGGTGAAATCCGTCGGGAAGGACGATCTGCGGGTCACGGTCGACGAGCTCGGCAAGGCCTTCGCCGGCACCGGGCCGCATCTGAGCAAACTGGTGGACTCCGGAAACCTGCTGATCGAGTCCGCCTCCAGGGACCTGCCGGAGACGATCTCGCTGATCGAGGACTCGCGCACGGTGCTGAAGACCCAGAGCGACAAGGGCTCGGCGATCAAGTCGTTCTCCGACGACCTGGCCGCGCTGACCGCCGAGTTGAAGGCGTCCGACGGTGATCTGAGGCGGCTGGTCGGCAACACCGCCCCGGCGGCGCAGGAGGTGAACTCGCTGCTGAAGGCGAACGAGAAGCACCTGCCGGTGCTGCTGGCCAACCTGATCAGCGGCGGGCAGGTGACGGTGGCCCGGCTCCCCGGGGTGGAACAGGCGCTGGTGACGTTCCCGGTGATCGTCGCCGGCAGCTACACCGTGATCCCGGGCGACGGCACCACCCACTTCGGCATGGTCGTGAACGCCGACGACCCGCCGCCGTGCCGCCAGGGCTACGGGACCCAGCGGCGCGACCCGGCGGACACCTCGGACCGGCCGGCGAACACCGGCGCGCGCTGCACCGAGCCGCGGGGCAGCGAAACCTCGGTCCGCGGCGCCCAGAACGCGCCGGGCCCCTCGGGGTCCGGCGGCGCGCGCCAGGCGGCGCACGTCACCCCGTACGACCCGGAGACCGGCATCTTCGCCGGGCCGGGCGGCACGCTCGTCGAGATCGGCTCGACGGGCGGCGAACAGAGCACGTTCGGAAAGGACTCGTGGCAATGGCTGCTCGTGGGACCGATGGCATGA
- a CDS encoding MCE family protein, translating to MSAPRRHRAVALVTAMGSVLLTGCDFNGLYDVDLPGGAAADGNAYHVTAEFRDVLDLVPQSAVKVNNVTVGAVEKVELVGWHARVRLRIADDVKLPANAVADLRQTSMLGEKYVSLSPPAGIEPSGRLTDGDRIPLSRTGRNPEIEEVLSALSALLNGGGVAQLKTITVELNKALEGRENRVKELLGELDTFIGGLDKQRKEIVRALKGIDRLAKRLAAEKKTIAQAVDTIPGALKVLADQRRDLTAMLTSLSDLGKTGTKVINASRADTVANLKSLRPILQQLNKAGSDLPNSLELLTTYPFPRNVTDAIKGDYVNLKITADLDLASIYGNLAEEPEKPGAPDAPELPEVPDVPGLPEAPDLPGVPTPPALPGTPGTPTPGTSPPSGGGGPLCPPVCTSSHASYGGTYGDGRRLPAGIDLELAELLLKGIQP from the coding sequence ATGAGTGCACCCCGGAGGCACAGGGCCGTGGCCCTGGTGACGGCCATGGGTTCCGTGCTGCTCACCGGCTGCGACTTCAACGGCCTGTACGACGTGGACCTGCCGGGCGGCGCGGCCGCCGACGGCAACGCGTACCACGTGACGGCCGAGTTCAGGGACGTCCTCGACCTGGTCCCGCAGTCCGCGGTGAAGGTCAACAACGTCACCGTGGGCGCCGTGGAGAAGGTGGAGCTGGTGGGCTGGCACGCGCGGGTGCGGCTGCGCATCGCGGACGATGTGAAGCTGCCCGCCAACGCGGTCGCCGATCTGCGGCAGACCAGCATGCTCGGCGAGAAGTACGTCTCCCTGTCGCCGCCGGCGGGCATCGAGCCCAGCGGGCGGCTCACCGACGGCGACCGCATCCCGCTCTCGCGCACCGGACGCAACCCGGAGATCGAGGAGGTGCTCTCCGCCCTGTCCGCGCTGTTGAACGGCGGCGGCGTGGCACAGCTCAAGACGATCACCGTGGAGTTGAACAAGGCGCTGGAGGGCCGGGAGAACCGGGTGAAGGAGCTGCTCGGCGAACTGGACACGTTCATCGGCGGGCTCGACAAGCAGCGCAAGGAGATCGTGCGGGCGCTGAAGGGCATCGACCGGCTGGCGAAGCGGCTCGCGGCGGAGAAGAAGACGATCGCCCAGGCCGTCGACACCATTCCCGGCGCGCTGAAGGTGCTGGCCGACCAGCGCCGCGACCTGACGGCGATGCTGACCTCGCTCTCGGATCTGGGGAAGACGGGCACAAAGGTGATCAACGCCTCGCGCGCCGACACGGTGGCCAATCTCAAGAGCCTGCGGCCGATCCTGCAACAGCTGAACAAGGCCGGCAGTGATCTCCCCAACTCGCTGGAGCTCCTGACGACCTATCCGTTCCCGCGGAACGTGACCGACGCCATCAAGGGCGACTACGTCAACCTCAAGATCACCGCGGATCTGGACCTCGCGAGCATCTACGGCAACCTCGCCGAGGAACCGGAGAAGCCCGGCGCCCCCGACGCGCCGGAACTGCCGGAGGTGCCGGACGTGCCCGGTCTGCCGGAGGCACCGGACCTGCCGGGCGTTCCCACGCCCCCGGCCCTTCCCGGGACCCCCGGCACGCCGACGCCGGGCACGTCGCCGCCGTCCGGCGGCGGGGGGCCGCTGTGCCCGCCGGTGTGCACCAGCAGTCACGCCTCCTACGGCGGCACCTACGGCGACGGCCGCCGGCTGCCCGCCGGGATCGACCTCGAACTGGCCGAGTTGCTGCTGAAGGGGATACAGCCGTGA
- a CDS encoding MCE family protein has product MKGLIRFAPKGRPARLIAFAVVSVLVVCAAVVLWPRAEPVRVTAYFPRTVGIYPGSDVRVLGVRVGEVTEIVPEGGRVRVELEYEPGRKIPADAKAAIINSSVVSDRYVQMLPVYKNGPVMRDGAVIPESRTAVPVELDRVFKSLHTTAEALGPKGANKDGSLSRLLGVSADNLDGQGEQLHRTVEDLSQAVTTLSDGRQDLFGTVRNLQVFTAALAADDKSVRSFNDSLAAVADQLAGERKDLAAALKHLGVALGDVSRFVKNNKKSLTDDIEGLSKVTKVLVTQRAALAELLEVAPTGLSNLQNAYNPSSGTLDTRNNPDHPQDPAALLCSLLKTTGDAGGKNPDCAELEKLFESLPEVSGTAPVSGTGGIDRTLGGILEARA; this is encoded by the coding sequence ATGAAGGGCCTCATCCGCTTCGCCCCGAAGGGCCGCCCCGCCCGGCTGATCGCGTTCGCCGTGGTGTCGGTGCTGGTCGTCTGCGCGGCGGTGGTGCTGTGGCCGCGTGCCGAACCGGTGCGTGTCACCGCCTACTTCCCCCGCACGGTGGGCATCTATCCCGGCTCGGACGTGCGGGTGCTCGGCGTCCGCGTCGGCGAGGTCACCGAGATCGTCCCCGAGGGCGGCCGGGTGCGTGTGGAGCTCGAGTACGAGCCCGGGCGCAAGATCCCCGCCGACGCCAAGGCGGCGATCATCAACTCCTCGGTCGTCAGTGACCGTTACGTGCAGATGCTGCCGGTCTACAAGAACGGGCCGGTGATGCGCGACGGCGCGGTGATCCCCGAGAGCCGCACCGCCGTGCCGGTCGAGCTCGACCGTGTCTTCAAGAGCCTGCACACCACGGCGGAGGCGCTCGGCCCGAAGGGCGCCAACAAGGACGGCTCGCTCTCCCGGCTGCTGGGCGTGAGCGCCGACAACCTCGACGGCCAGGGCGAGCAGCTCCACCGGACGGTGGAGGACCTGTCCCAGGCGGTCACCACCCTGTCCGACGGCCGGCAGGACCTGTTCGGCACCGTACGCAATCTGCAGGTGTTCACCGCGGCGCTCGCGGCGGACGACAAGAGCGTGCGGTCGTTCAACGACAGTCTCGCCGCGGTCGCCGACCAGCTGGCCGGGGAGCGCAAGGACCTCGCGGCGGCACTCAAGCACCTGGGCGTGGCGCTCGGTGACGTCTCCAGGTTCGTGAAGAACAACAAGAAGTCGCTGACCGACGACATCGAGGGGCTCAGCAAGGTCACCAAGGTCCTGGTCACCCAGCGGGCCGCGCTGGCGGAGCTGCTGGAGGTCGCGCCGACGGGCCTGTCGAACCTGCAGAACGCCTACAACCCGTCCTCCGGCACCCTCGACACCCGCAACAACCCCGACCACCCGCAGGACCCGGCCGCGCTGCTGTGCTCCCTGCTGAAGACGACCGGTGACGCCGGGGGCAAGAACCCCGACTGCGCGGAGCTGGAGAAGCTGTTCGAGTCGCTGCCGGAGGTGTCCGGCACCGCACCGGTGTCGGGGACCGGCGGGATCGACCGGACGCTCGGCGGAATCCTGGAGGCCCGCGCATGA
- a CDS encoding MCE family protein — MRTRLLPRTTPFRERNPVVIGAVGITSLALLTAVAFNADSLPVIGNGEAYSAAFSEAGGLKPGDEVRIAGVKVGKVDEVDLDGDHVKVTFRIKGDPHFGTGTGASIRIKTILGAKYLALQPKGPGQLPPGSEIPLERTTPAYDVVQAFSDLTTTTEQVDTERLAKALDTVSATFEDSPEEVRASIKGLSEISKTVAKRDEDLRELLKHANSVTKVLSERSGEFTTLVKDGDKLFKEISRRREAIHTLLKSSAALGVQLSGLVADNEKEIGPALKGLNQVVRMLERNQASLDRSVALLAPYVRVFTNTLGNGRWFDSYIQNMVAAPVVPRTGDSR, encoded by the coding sequence ATGAGAACTCGACTCCTTCCACGGACGACACCGTTCCGCGAGCGGAATCCGGTGGTGATCGGTGCGGTCGGCATCACCAGCCTCGCGCTGCTCACCGCGGTCGCGTTCAACGCCGACAGCCTGCCGGTGATCGGCAACGGCGAGGCGTACAGCGCGGCCTTCTCCGAGGCCGGCGGCCTCAAGCCGGGCGACGAGGTGCGCATCGCCGGGGTCAAGGTCGGCAAGGTGGACGAGGTCGATCTGGACGGCGACCATGTGAAGGTCACGTTCCGGATCAAGGGCGACCCGCACTTCGGCACCGGCACCGGCGCGTCCATCCGGATCAAGACGATCCTGGGTGCCAAGTACCTGGCGCTGCAGCCGAAGGGACCGGGGCAGTTGCCGCCCGGCAGCGAGATCCCGCTGGAACGGACGACTCCGGCGTACGACGTCGTCCAGGCCTTCAGCGATCTGACGACCACCACCGAGCAGGTCGACACGGAGCGGCTCGCGAAGGCGCTGGACACCGTCTCGGCCACGTTCGAGGACTCTCCGGAGGAGGTGCGGGCCTCCATCAAGGGGCTGTCGGAAATCTCGAAGACGGTCGCCAAGCGGGACGAGGACCTGCGCGAGCTGCTGAAGCACGCCAACTCCGTGACCAAGGTCCTCTCGGAGCGCTCCGGTGAGTTCACCACCCTCGTGAAGGACGGCGACAAGCTGTTCAAGGAGATCTCGCGGCGCCGGGAGGCCATCCACACGCTGCTCAAGAGCTCGGCGGCCCTCGGTGTGCAGCTCTCCGGCCTGGTCGCGGACAACGAGAAGGAGATCGGGCCGGCGCTGAAGGGGCTGAACCAGGTGGTGCGGATGCTGGAGCGCAACCAGGCCAGTCTCGACCGCAGCGTCGCCCTGCTCGCGCCGTACGTGCGGGTGTTCACCAACACCCTCGGCAACGGCCGCTGGTTCGACAGCTACATCCAGAACATGGTCGCCGCCCCGGTGGTCCCCCGGACAGGAGACTCGCGATGA
- a CDS encoding MCE family protein has protein sequence MKASRATATAAPLVKFLLFAVVTILATTLLAATIVNISFTPEHTYRAVFSDVTSLEEGDDIRVAGVRVGEVEDIRIKDRTLAEVTFSVTQERPLLTSTGAVIRYRSLVGQRYVALTEGAGDGTKLKPGATIPLSRTQPALDLNALLGGFKPLFAALSPEDVNQLATEIIKTLQGEGGTVNSLLAHTASLTTTLADRDELIGSVIANLNTVLSTLDKRGARFSGLIEQLQRLISGLSADRKPIGSSLENIGSLTEATSGLLEDARPPLRDDLAELTDLTKTLNDNEKTVEGVLKRLPNKLNKLTRTASYGSWFNFYLCDFDGRIVLPKTREVITPELHVARARCGG, from the coding sequence ATGAAGGCGTCACGAGCCACCGCGACCGCGGCCCCGCTGGTCAAGTTCCTTCTCTTCGCCGTGGTGACGATCCTGGCGACGACGCTGCTCGCGGCGACGATCGTCAACATCTCCTTCACTCCGGAGCACACCTACCGGGCGGTGTTCAGCGATGTCACCAGCCTGGAGGAGGGCGACGACATCCGGGTCGCCGGCGTCCGCGTCGGCGAGGTCGAGGACATCCGCATCAAGGACCGGACGCTGGCGGAGGTGACGTTCAGCGTCACCCAGGAACGGCCGCTGCTGACCAGCACCGGGGCGGTCATCCGCTACCGGAGCCTGGTCGGCCAGCGTTACGTGGCCCTCACCGAGGGCGCGGGCGACGGGACGAAGCTGAAGCCGGGCGCGACGATCCCGCTGTCGCGCACGCAGCCGGCGCTCGACCTCAACGCGCTGCTGGGCGGGTTCAAGCCGCTGTTCGCGGCGCTCAGTCCCGAGGACGTCAACCAGCTCGCCACGGAGATCATCAAGACGCTCCAGGGCGAGGGCGGGACGGTCAACAGCCTGCTGGCGCACACCGCGTCGCTGACGACGACACTGGCCGACCGGGACGAGCTGATCGGATCGGTGATCGCCAACCTCAACACCGTGCTGTCGACGCTCGACAAGCGCGGCGCCCGGTTCTCCGGGCTGATCGAGCAGTTGCAGCGGCTGATCTCCGGGCTGTCCGCCGACCGGAAGCCGATCGGCTCCTCGCTGGAGAACATCGGCTCACTGACCGAGGCGACGTCCGGTCTGCTCGAGGACGCCCGGCCGCCGCTGCGGGACGACCTCGCCGAGCTGACCGATCTCACCAAGACCCTGAACGACAACGAGAAGACCGTGGAGGGCGTGCTGAAGCGTCTGCCGAACAAGCTCAACAAGCTGACCCGGACCGCGTCGTACGGCTCCTGGTTCAACTTCTACCTCTGCGACTTCGACGGCCGGATCGTGCTGCCGAAGACCCGCGAGGTGATCACCCCGGAGCTGCATGTGGCGCGGGCGAGGTGCGGCGGATGA
- a CDS encoding MCE family protein yields the protein MGIQGGAAAHSGRLRLYGLVFLVVIALLLSLSVAVYQQVFTAAVRITLEADTLGNQLDPRADVKLRGLLVGEVRAVRADGEKATLDIALKPEHVERIPADVQARLLPKTLFGEKFVDLVEPPGSSGRHIRAGDVITQDRTRAGIEVQHLMNDLLPLLRTVRPAELNATLTAFATALEGRGDRIGDNMVRLERYLSELNPHMPGLQEDISRFADVAEVYGDAAPDLMNVLRNSVTTSRTIVEKREQLAAALTGTTKVAGTAERFFDDNGERLITLGRVSRPTLDLFARYSPEYPCLLAGLERQSRESEKAFRGGEMRITLEFVHPRPAYRPGEEPRYAERSGPNCRSVPNPPVPGGHTKLDDGTKDVAAGGPGSGSVSATAAEQRAVGSLVAPVLGVPADRVPAVATLLFGPMARGTAVSVA from the coding sequence ATGGGGATACAAGGAGGCGCCGCGGCGCACAGCGGCCGGCTGCGGCTGTACGGGCTGGTGTTCCTCGTCGTGATCGCGCTGCTGCTGTCGCTGTCCGTGGCCGTCTACCAGCAGGTGTTCACCGCGGCCGTGCGCATCACGCTGGAGGCGGACACGCTGGGCAACCAGCTCGACCCGCGGGCCGACGTCAAGCTGCGCGGGCTGCTGGTCGGCGAGGTGCGCGCGGTGCGGGCCGACGGGGAGAAGGCGACGCTCGACATCGCGCTGAAGCCGGAGCACGTGGAGCGGATCCCGGCCGACGTCCAGGCGCGGCTGCTGCCGAAGACGCTGTTCGGTGAGAAGTTCGTCGACCTGGTGGAGCCGCCCGGTTCGTCCGGCAGGCACATCCGGGCCGGTGACGTGATCACCCAGGACCGCACCAGGGCCGGCATCGAGGTGCAGCACCTGATGAACGACCTGCTTCCGCTGCTGCGCACCGTCCGGCCGGCGGAGCTGAACGCCACGCTGACCGCGTTCGCCACGGCTCTGGAGGGGCGCGGTGACCGGATCGGCGACAACATGGTCCGGCTGGAGCGTTATCTGAGCGAGCTCAACCCCCATATGCCGGGTCTGCAGGAGGACATCTCCCGCTTCGCCGACGTGGCCGAGGTGTACGGGGACGCGGCCCCCGACCTGATGAACGTCCTGCGCAACTCCGTCACGACGAGCCGCACGATCGTGGAGAAGCGCGAGCAGCTGGCCGCGGCCCTGACGGGCACCACGAAGGTCGCGGGCACGGCGGAGCGGTTCTTCGACGACAACGGCGAACGGCTGATCACCCTGGGGCGGGTCTCCCGCCCGACACTCGACCTCTTCGCCCGCTACTCCCCCGAGTACCCGTGTCTGCTGGCCGGCCTCGAGCGTCAGAGCCGCGAGTCGGAGAAGGCGTTCCGGGGCGGGGAGATGCGCATCACCCTCGAATTCGTCCATCCGCGACCCGCGTACCGACCCGGTGAGGAACCGCGCTATGCCGAGCGCTCCGGCCCCAACTGCAGAAGTGTCCCCAACCCCCCTGTCCCCGGTGGTCACACCAAGCTCGACGACGGGACGAAGGACGTCGCTGCCGGCGGGCCCGGCAGCGGCTCCGTCTCCGCGACGGCCGCAGAGCAGCGGGCGGTCGGCTCGCTGGTCGCACCGGTTCTCGGGGTGCCTGCCGACCGGGTGCCCGCGGTGGCGACGCTGCTCTTCGGGCCCATGGCTCGCGGGACGGCGGTGAGCGTCGCATGA